The Asticcacaulis excentricus CB 48 genome includes a window with the following:
- the ribB gene encoding 3,4-dihydroxy-2-butanone-4-phosphate synthase, translating to MTFNRIATDLNPVSSESPISTIEDILEDARNGRPYILVDAEDRENEGDICIPAQMATPDVVNFMARFGRGLICLAITGERARQLRLPPMAAENGARNGTAFTVAIEAKDGITTGISAHDRARTIAVAIDQTKGYDDIVSPGHVFPLVARDGGVLVRTGHTEAVVDISRMAGLYPAGVICEVMNDDGTMARLPDLIKFAQTHGVKIGTIADLIAYRRRTERFVDRVLEKPFESQWGGQFRLFVYRNRLDQSEHIALVKHQPVPNKATLVRMHQLDVAADVLGASDGRAGLVEQAMKALAAYDGPAVMVMLRDLDPKVISNRFSADEAGVPQPRGLRDYGVGAQILLDLGVRDMIALSDSKPKPAALEGYGLQIIDWKPLS from the coding sequence ATGACCTTCAACCGTATCGCCACCGACCTCAATCCGGTCAGCTCCGAGAGCCCAATCTCGACCATCGAGGATATTCTGGAGGACGCCCGCAATGGCCGCCCCTATATCCTTGTTGATGCCGAGGACCGCGAAAACGAGGGCGACATCTGCATTCCGGCTCAGATGGCGACGCCGGACGTGGTCAACTTCATGGCGCGTTTCGGGCGTGGTCTGATCTGTCTGGCCATTACGGGTGAGCGGGCGCGTCAGTTGCGTTTGCCGCCGATGGCCGCTGAAAACGGCGCGCGCAATGGCACGGCCTTCACGGTAGCCATTGAGGCCAAGGATGGCATCACCACCGGCATTTCGGCCCACGACCGTGCCCGCACCATCGCCGTGGCCATCGACCAGACCAAGGGCTATGACGATATCGTCAGCCCCGGTCACGTCTTCCCGCTGGTGGCGCGGGATGGCGGTGTGCTGGTTCGTACCGGCCATACAGAAGCAGTGGTCGATATTTCGCGCATGGCGGGTCTTTATCCGGCGGGCGTCATCTGCGAGGTGATGAACGACGACGGGACCATGGCGCGGTTACCTGACCTGATCAAATTCGCGCAGACGCATGGCGTGAAGATCGGCACCATTGCCGACCTGATCGCCTATCGCCGGCGCACGGAGCGTTTCGTTGATCGTGTGCTGGAAAAGCCGTTCGAAAGCCAGTGGGGCGGTCAGTTCCGCCTGTTCGTCTATCGCAATCGCCTCGATCAGAGCGAACATATCGCGCTGGTTAAGCATCAGCCGGTGCCGAACAAGGCGACCCTGGTGCGGATGCATCAGCTTGATGTGGCCGCCGACGTGCTGGGGGCCTCGGACGGTCGTGCCGGTCTGGTCGAGCAGGCGATGAAGGCGCTGGCGGCCTATGACGGCCCGGCGGTTATGGTCATGCTGCGCGACCTCGACCCCAAGGTGATCTCCAACCGCTTTTCTGCTGATGAAGCGGGCGTGCCTCAGCCGCGCGGCCTGCGCGACTATGGCGTCGGGGCGCAGATTTTGCTCGATCTGGGGGTGCGCGACATGATCGCCCTGTCGGATTCCAAACCTAAACCGGCAGCGCTGGAAGGTTACGGGCTTCAGATTATTGACTGGAAACCGCTAAGCTAA